The Sphaerochaeta sp. genome segment GAAGACCGCCATGCCGGGCATTTCCCGCGAAGTGTCCGCCAAGGAATTCTTCAGCGTGTTCGCCGACGAGGTGGAACGCTTGATCGACAAGAGTGATCGCATCGGATTCTGTTTTTCTTATGCGGCGCGCATCACGCCGGAACACGACGGCATCCCGTTGATGTTCAGCAAGGAGATCAAGGCTCCGGAGGTGATCGGCAAACCGGTGGGGAAGACCCTGCTGGAAGAGCTGGCCCGGCGTGGCCATGACGTCTCCCACAAGAAAGTGGCCGTGCTGAACGACACCGTAGCCACGCTTCTTGCCGGACAGTCCGTTGAGGCGGGCAAGCAGTTCGGTGGCTACATCGGTTTCATTCTGGGGACCGGCACCAACGTCGCCTACGTGGAGGACAACCGGAACATCACCAAGTTGCCCGGTCTGAAACCGGGGCGGCAGATCATCAACGTGGAGAGCGGCAATTTCGTCGGACGTCCGGGGAAACTGGACGAGCTGTTCTTCTCCACCACCAAGCAACCGGCGATCTACCACTTCGAGAAGATGATCAGCGGAGCGTACCAGGGGCCGCTCTGCCAGTTGCTCATTGAGAAAGCGGTGGAGGAAGGCATCCTTTCCAAGACGTTCGGAGAGCGGTTCGAAGCGTTCAAGCCGCTTTCCACCACGGTGATGAGCAACTATCTGGAAATGCCGTTCAACCAGGACTACGCGTTGGTCAAATGCGTCCAGGGCAACGAAGAGGACGCCATCGCCCTTTGGCATCTTATCGACAATTTGATCAGCAAGGCGGCGAAACTCACCGCGGCCAATCTGACGGCGGCCGTATTGGCGAGCGGGCAGGGAAAAGATCCCCGCAGGCCGGTATGCATCAATGCCGATGGCACGACGTTCTACAAGACGGAGTTTCTCAAACGGGATACGGAGTTTTACCTGCAGCAGTACCTGCAGCAGGAGCTTGACCGGTATGCCGTTCTGGTGAAGATCGAGAACTCCCCGACGATCGGGGCTGCCATCGCGGGACTTTCCGTGTGAGCGATGTGTTTTCCCCAGAGACGCGAAGCCGCGTGATGGCTTCCATCCGGGGAAAGAACACCAAGGAAGAACTGTGCGTCCGACGCTTCCTGTTCCGACAGGGGCTTCGCTTTCGCGTCAATGATTCACGGCTTCCGGGCAAACCGGACATCGTGCTTCCCAAGTACCGGACGGTGGTGTTCCTCAACGGATGCTTCTGGCACGGGCATGGGTGCGCTGCGTTCCGTATGCCATCCACCAACCGGGAGTTCTGGGAAACCAAGATCCGGCGGAACAAGGAGCGGGACGAACGAAACGTCGCCCGGCTCCTGTCCATGGGCTACCGGGTGATCGTCGTCTGGGAATGTGAGCTGCGAGGGAAACAGAAGCGGGAAGCGACGCTGAACGGACTGCTCAACGAAATCTGGGACGCGTAGGTCACGACGATTCCTTGTCCGCGGCCTCAACCATCCCCCGGTGCCAGGCGAGGAGCCAATCATGTCGGCTCTTGTCATCCCCTTCGCTGTCGGCAAGCACCCGGAACACCGGTTCCGTACCGCTGGGCCGCATCCAGATGAACGCGCATTCCACCCCGTACTTGTCGGTGAACACCGCTTTCCATCCCCCTTTGTACGGAGCATGACGGTATTCCTCCCCGAGGCCTTGGACGCACCGTGTCCCTTCCATCTGGTATACCGTCCAGCCGTACAGCCCCCATCGGTCTCTGAGTTCCTGTTTCTTTTCCTCCACTTCCTTGAGAAAGCGTTTCTCATAGGCGTTCTTCAACGCGCGGGGATCGGCATGGACGTGCATCAGCCCATCCGGGGCGAACGCGCCGGTGGTGGTGAACACCGGAAGGGCGCGGAGCGCCGCACCAATGGAAACCACTCGTGGCTCGTCCAGTTTGTTCAACCGGCACCACAGGCGGAGGATACGAGGATCACCCAACAGCTTCAGCAGCGTGATGATGGTGTTCATTGGATCGCGCACCCGTGCGGGGAACGTGATGTTCCCGCCATTGGATCCTTCTCCCAGGATCTTGACCAGGTAGCCTTGTTCGCGGAGCTGGTCGGCAAGCTGCACGACATTCGCTTCCCCCACTTCGCTGCGATGCACCTCGCAGTCGAAACCGTCGGCGATCCGGTCGATGCGTAGCGATGTCGGACCGTTGACGGCGATGGCCAGCTTTGCGTCGGGATGGTCCTGCCGCATTTCGCTGAGGGTGATCATCGTCACCAGGGCGAACACTTCCTGGGCGTCAGGGACGACCACTTTGCGGCGGACGCTGTCCTGGCAGACGATGTTTCCCCGGTCGCCATCATTATCCGGAACATATCCCAGCACAAACGTTGGGTCTTGCTTGTGTTTGGATTCAAGCCCTTTCCGGCATGTTTCCAGGTTCTTGCCTTCCGGAACGATTCCATGGGCGATTTTGCCGGGATGGTCGTTCATCGTCGAAAGGGAGAGTCCGATTTCCCTGAGGAACGTGACATCAATGCTGTCGGCACGGGCGCTGCCGTTGAAGTCGGCAAGAATCCCCAGCGGGCGTGCCTTGATGGCCGAGGAAAGCTTTTCCACCGTGGTGTTTCCCGTCTCCAGCAGGAATGCCTTGTAGACGGACAACGCTTCATGCTTGATATGATCGACGTTGCGGAGGATCGCCAGCATGGTGGTGGGCTTGATGGTTGCGGAAAGCCTCTGGACCCGCGCGATGTTTTTTCCGTCAGACGCCATGGTGCGCATCCGGTCGGCGAACACTCCGGTGATGGATCCGGGGTATACCCCGCCGTCCGCACCGAATTTGATGCCGTTGTGACCGATGGGATTGTGGCTGGCGCTGATGTAGAAGAACGCGTCCCCTCCATTGGCTCCTCGGAGATTGTACGCCATGATCTCAGGAGCGGCGGCGATGAACAGGTACCGTACGGCAACGCCTTTGGCAAGGAACATGCGGATGGCGATGTCGGCGATGGCCGGTCCGGTGGGTCGGGCGTCCACACCGACCAGCACGGTCGGCTGTGGTTTGGTCGCCAGGAGATGGTCGGCGAGGATCAAAGCGGCGTAGGCGGCAAGCACGGCGTCGGCATGGGAAATCAACGGGGTGTCATCTTCGCCATCTCCGCTCTGGGCGAACACCTTCCGCCAACCGGAGGCGGAAAGAATCATCTGGGAAAGCGCCGTAGATACGGCTTCTTCGGTCGGCAACTTACCGGAAAACGGATCGATTTCATTGTCCGCGATGGGATGTCCGGTACGGTCATCATATACCAGCATGGCATGCTCCTGTCATGATCCCACGTTACCACACTTGCCCCGATTGGAAAACGGGTGTACTGTTTTGCCATGCCGAAACGGTGCGCCATTCTGACCGATCTCACCTCCCTCGGGTCATGCTCCATGACGGTGATGACCAGTGCCCTGGAGTTGCTGGGAATCGAGGCGTGCCCGCTTCCCTCCGTCATCGCATCCGTCCCTGCCCGTGGGTTTTCCGACCGGTTCTCCCACGACCAGACCGATGCGTTCACCGGGGTGCTGGAGCATTGGATCCGGATGGGCTTCCCTCTGGACGGGGTGATCTCTGG includes the following:
- a CDS encoding phosphoglucomutase, which codes for MLVYDDRTGHPIADNEIDPFSGKLPTEEAVSTALSQMILSASGWRKVFAQSGDGEDDTPLISHADAVLAAYAALILADHLLATKPQPTVLVGVDARPTGPAIADIAIRMFLAKGVAVRYLFIAAAPEIMAYNLRGANGGDAFFYISASHNPIGHNGIKFGADGGVYPGSITGVFADRMRTMASDGKNIARVQRLSATIKPTTMLAILRNVDHIKHEALSVYKAFLLETGNTTVEKLSSAIKARPLGILADFNGSARADSIDVTFLREIGLSLSTMNDHPGKIAHGIVPEGKNLETCRKGLESKHKQDPTFVLGYVPDNDGDRGNIVCQDSVRRKVVVPDAQEVFALVTMITLSEMRQDHPDAKLAIAVNGPTSLRIDRIADGFDCEVHRSEVGEANVVQLADQLREQGYLVKILGEGSNGGNITFPARVRDPMNTIITLLKLLGDPRILRLWCRLNKLDEPRVVSIGAALRALPVFTTTGAFAPDGLMHVHADPRALKNAYEKRFLKEVEEKKQELRDRWGLYGWTVYQMEGTRCVQGLGEEYRHAPYKGGWKAVFTDKYGVECAFIWMRPSGTEPVFRVLADSEGDDKSRHDWLLAWHRGMVEAADKESS
- the vsr gene encoding DNA mismatch endonuclease Vsr, whose translation is MSDVFSPETRSRVMASIRGKNTKEELCVRRFLFRQGLRFRVNDSRLPGKPDIVLPKYRTVVFLNGCFWHGHGCAAFRMPSTNREFWETKIRRNKERDERNVARLLSMGYRVIVVWECELRGKQKREATLNGLLNEIWDA
- a CDS encoding hexokinase; the protein is MMRDVVSRTREFLKAWGVSPDCVDMHELLDVFHSEMERGLAGKGGSLEMIPTYTEVQESVPVGQSVIVLDAGGTNFRTCLVTFGEDGKPVISDFKKTAMPGISREVSAKEFFSVFADEVERLIDKSDRIGFCFSYAARITPEHDGIPLMFSKEIKAPEVIGKPVGKTLLEELARRGHDVSHKKVAVLNDTVATLLAGQSVEAGKQFGGYIGFILGTGTNVAYVEDNRNITKLPGLKPGRQIINVESGNFVGRPGKLDELFFSTTKQPAIYHFEKMISGAYQGPLCQLLIEKAVEEGILSKTFGERFEAFKPLSTTVMSNYLEMPFNQDYALVKCVQGNEEDAIALWHLIDNLISKAAKLTAANLTAAVLASGQGKDPRRPVCINADGTTFYKTEFLKRDTEFYLQQYLQQELDRYAVLVKIENSPTIGAAIAGLSV